The Aphelocoma coerulescens isolate FSJ_1873_10779 chromosome 2, UR_Acoe_1.0, whole genome shotgun sequence genome contains a region encoding:
- the RPL15 gene encoding large ribosomal subunit protein eL15, whose amino-acid sequence MGAYKYIQELWRKKQSDVMRFLLRVRCWQYRQLSALHRAPRPTRPDKARRLGYKAKQGYVIYRVRVRRGGRKRPVPKGATYGKPVHHGVNQLKFARSLQSVAEERAGRHCGALRVLNSYWVGEDSTYKFFEVILIDPFHKTIRRNPDTQWITKPVHKHREMRGLTSAGRKSRGLGKGHKFHHTIGGSRRAAWRRRNTLQLHRYR is encoded by the exons ATGGGTGCCTACAAGTACATCCAGGAGCTATGGAGGAAGAAGCAGTCGGACGTGATGCGGTTCCTGCTGCGCGTGCGCTGCTGGCAGTACCGCCAGCTGTCGGCCTTGCACCGGGCCCCGCGCCCTACACGACCCGATAAAGCCCGCAGGCTGGGATACAAGGCCAAGCAAG GTTACGTCATCTACCGTGTCCGTGTTCGCCGTGGTGGTCGCAAACGCCCGGTCCCGAAAGGTGCAACCTATGGTAAACCTGTACATCATGGTGTTAACCAGCTCAAGTTTGCCCGGAGTCTTCAGTCTGTAGCAGAG GAACGTGCTGGCCGTCACTGTGGCGCTCTGAGAGTCTTGAACTCGTATTGGGTGGGTGAAGATTCCACTTACAAGTTTTTTGAAGTGATCCTGATTGATCCCTTCCATAAGACCATCAGGCGGAACCCTGACACCCAATGGATCACCAAGCCCGTCCACAAGCACAGAGAGATGCGTGGGCTGACGTCAGCTGGGCGCAAGAGCCGCGGGCTTGGCAAGGGCCACAAGTTCCACCACACCATCGGTGGCTCACGCCGTGCGGCCTGGAGAAGGCGCAACACCCTGCAGCTGCACCGCTACCGCTAA